In a single window of the Candidatus Deferrimicrobiaceae bacterium genome:
- a CDS encoding response regulator transcription factor, translating to MIRVLIADDHAIFRQGLSELLSGREQVLLAGSARDGSEALSMTRELRPDVLILDISMPVMDGFEVTRRIRAEGLPVKVLILSMHKEASSVRRALESGADGYMLKEEAFDDLEQAIASIVGGSRFLSAPVRAALSGSGNGEMQETLTPREREVVSLIAAGKTTREIAVQLGIGVKTVETHRQHVMDKLGFHKTAQIAIYAIKEGLAE from the coding sequence ATGATCCGCGTCCTGATCGCCGACGACCACGCGATCTTCCGGCAGGGGCTGTCCGAGCTGCTGTCCGGCCGTGAGCAGGTCCTCCTGGCGGGCAGCGCGCGCGATGGGAGCGAGGCGTTGTCCATGACCCGGGAGCTTCGCCCCGACGTGCTGATCCTCGATATCTCCATGCCGGTCATGGACGGCTTCGAGGTGACGCGCAGGATCCGGGCCGAAGGCCTCCCGGTCAAGGTGCTCATCCTGTCGATGCACAAGGAGGCGTCAAGCGTCCGGCGCGCCCTCGAATCCGGCGCCGACGGCTACATGCTGAAGGAGGAGGCGTTCGACGACCTGGAGCAGGCGATCGCCTCGATCGTCGGGGGCAGCCGCTTCCTGAGTGCCCCGGTGAGGGCCGCGTTGTCCGGATCGGGCAACGGGGAGATGCAGGAAACGCTCACACCGCGCGAGCGGGAGGTCGTTTCCCTGATCGCTGCCGGCAAGACGACCCGGGAGATCGCCGTGCAGCTCGGGATCGGGGTCAAGACCGTCGAGACGCACCGGCAGCATGTCATGGACAAGCTGGGGTTTCACAAGACCGCCCAGATCGCCATCTACGCCATCAAGGAAGGGTTGGCCGAATAA
- a CDS encoding FdtA/QdtA family cupin domain-containing protein, which produces MAFLLDIPTFEDRRGSLSVLDADLPFPVRRIYYIYGTAPGVTRAGHRHKVNRQLLVCVAGRCEIRVNDGSGDRSFPLENPHTGLLLDASDWHLIRNLSPDAVLLVMASEAYDPGDYIDEPYP; this is translated from the coding sequence GTGGCCTTCCTCCTGGATATCCCCACGTTCGAGGACCGTCGCGGTTCCCTGTCCGTCCTCGACGCCGACCTTCCGTTCCCCGTTCGACGCATCTACTACATCTACGGGACCGCCCCCGGCGTCACCCGGGCCGGGCATCGACACAAGGTCAACCGGCAGCTGCTCGTCTGCGTCGCCGGGCGGTGCGAGATCCGCGTGAACGACGGCTCGGGGGACCGCTCGTTTCCCCTCGAGAATCCGCATACGGGGCTCCTTCTCGATGCGAGCGACTGGCACCTCATCCGAAACCTCAGCCCCGATGCGGTCCTCCTGGTGATGGCGTCCGAAGCGTACGACCCGGGCGACTATATCGACGAGCCGTACCCTTGA
- a CDS encoding class I SAM-dependent methyltransferase — protein MESSEYAAMRAVEDDHWWYRGLRALALDRLGDSQRILDVGCGTGGMLDRFRDRQAVGVDCSRVALELSRERGLRGLCAASACALPFRSESFDAVLALDVIYHRAVADEGAALRECGRVLRPGGIFLLQVPAYRRLAGRHDLRVHGARRYTAEAVRRLVLAAGFEIVELTYRNLAALPFAFIRRCLVEKAGSRVDRGGASELRPLPAPLNALLALAMRVENAFLDLGSLPAGLSVWCQAKRPG, from the coding sequence ATGGAAAGTAGCGAGTACGCCGCCATGCGGGCCGTCGAGGACGACCACTGGTGGTACAGGGGGCTTCGCGCCCTCGCGCTCGACCGGCTCGGCGATTCGCAGCGGATCCTCGACGTCGGGTGCGGGACGGGCGGCATGCTCGATCGCTTTCGCGACCGCCAGGCCGTGGGCGTCGACTGTTCGCGGGTTGCTCTGGAGCTTTCCCGGGAGCGGGGGCTCCGTGGCTTGTGCGCTGCCTCCGCCTGCGCGCTTCCTTTCCGCTCCGAAAGTTTCGACGCGGTCCTGGCGCTCGACGTGATCTACCACCGGGCCGTCGCCGACGAGGGCGCCGCGCTGCGCGAGTGCGGGCGGGTTCTCAGGCCCGGCGGGATATTTCTCCTGCAGGTTCCCGCCTATCGTCGGCTCGCCGGTCGTCACGACCTCCGTGTCCACGGGGCGCGCCGTTACACCGCGGAGGCCGTCCGCCGGCTGGTCCTCGCTGCCGGCTTCGAGATCGTCGAGCTGACCTATCGCAACCTTGCAGCCCTGCCTTTCGCGTTCATCCGGCGTTGCCTCGTCGAGAAAGCCGGCTCCCGGGTCGATCGGGGAGGCGCGTCGGAGCTGCGTCCCCTCCCGGCTCCCTTGAACGCCCTGCTGGCACTGGCGATGCGCGTTGAAAACGCGTTCCTCGACCTCGGGTCGCTGCCCGCCGGTCTATCGGTCTGGTGCCAGGCGAAGCGGCCCGGATGA
- the queA gene encoding tRNA preQ1(34) S-adenosylmethionine ribosyltransferase-isomerase QueA produces MKTGMLEFDLPDALIAQHPAARRRDARLMTVDRGVGAIGHRRFAEFPSLLRAGDLLVLNDTRVIRGRLRSKRPTGGAVEIFLLSQSVDAASDQRVETWLALARPSKRLQAGDAFDVGEGVTATLLAAEGDGRWTVRLTAPGPVEPARERAGEIPLPPYIRRSPGDANLSEDATRYQTVFARRPGSVAAPTAGLHFDPELLDEVRRLGVSIAYVTLSVGYGTFSPIRTESVEDYDIHAERYRLPEETAEAVASARARGGRVVAVGTTSVRTLETCAADGGLVCPGEGETRIFLYPGRPFRVVDAMLTNFHLPKSSLLALVMAFGGIDLVRSAYAEAVAGRYRFFSYGDAMFLS; encoded by the coding sequence TTGAAGACCGGCATGCTCGAATTCGACCTGCCCGACGCGCTGATCGCCCAGCATCCCGCCGCAAGGCGGCGCGACGCCCGGCTGATGACGGTCGACCGGGGGGTCGGGGCGATCGGCCATCGACGGTTCGCCGAATTTCCGTCGCTCCTGCGGGCGGGCGACCTGCTCGTGCTCAACGACACGCGGGTGATCCGGGGGCGGCTGCGCTCGAAGCGGCCGACCGGAGGGGCGGTCGAGATCTTCCTGCTCTCGCAATCGGTCGACGCGGCTTCGGATCAGCGCGTGGAGACGTGGCTTGCGCTCGCCCGCCCCTCCAAGCGGCTTCAGGCCGGAGACGCGTTCGACGTCGGGGAGGGCGTGACGGCCACGCTGCTCGCTGCGGAGGGCGACGGTCGCTGGACCGTCCGGCTGACGGCTCCCGGGCCGGTCGAGCCGGCCCGAGAACGGGCGGGCGAGATTCCGCTGCCGCCCTACATCCGGCGCAGCCCCGGGGATGCGAATCTTTCCGAGGATGCCACCCGGTACCAGACGGTGTTCGCGCGACGTCCCGGGTCCGTGGCCGCGCCGACCGCCGGTCTGCATTTCGATCCCGAGCTGCTCGACGAGGTTCGCCGGCTCGGCGTCTCGATTGCCTATGTCACCCTGTCCGTCGGCTACGGGACCTTCTCTCCCATCCGCACCGAATCGGTCGAGGATTACGACATCCACGCCGAGCGATACCGCCTGCCGGAAGAGACCGCAGAGGCCGTCGCAAGCGCCCGTGCCCGCGGGGGACGCGTCGTCGCCGTCGGCACGACTTCGGTCCGCACGCTCGAAACGTGCGCGGCGGATGGCGGGCTGGTTTGTCCCGGCGAAGGGGAGACGCGCATCTTTCTCTATCCCGGCCGCCCGTTTCGGGTCGTCGATGCGATGCTGACCAATTTCCACCTGCCGAAATCCAGCCTGCTGGCCCTTGTCATGGCGTTCGGAGGCATCGACCTCGTCCGTTCCGCCTATGCCGAAGCCGTTGCCGGACGTTACCGTTTCTTCAGCTACGGCGACGCGATGTTCCTCTCATGA
- a CDS encoding sensor histidine kinase, giving the protein MTRRGPAILALLLLAGIALSGCRAPWRTAPETARLTGVLQVSMCDNLATPCPPANGPGWDCVALGPSGVARPIPHREGVGWIRLAFTLQDINRWHSPSLFISNPADAEEVWINGVRIGGEGIIGQRYVTVPGAVRVIEIPNGVLRVGGNVLTMRALFAARNVDLFNGPIRIGKNNRILLEAERVNTWTIAMESAFMTMFLLAIAFYIFLMSTAGVRTDYLLFVSFTAVYATTFLIGSLLFRYLGLAWNSIDSLAGFLATATPILMLPLVASITAARFGVLCWLLSASTAGFIVMQAFLPPLTALTALAMPWKVLLALLGCYYLLLSARAVSARREDSIPVLVGVAAYVIGSRIEVYWGLNFQDYSMGFLILSMLYALTSRHARMQSRLVSVSSRLLDAHEAERSRLARDIHDGIGQSLLALKLRLQLFSSKARGGERPLPETLDSLTKEVSGIIEDVRRISVDLRPSFMETMSLLEAIRWFAESFVGQGGIEVRVHGGEAEMDDPPSRVKDNLYRALQEILSNVVKHARATRIDVSLYRSEKEMILKVSDNGVGIVAGEGKPAGIGLTTMQERAELLGGRCSLESVPGAGTTVTLEVPLP; this is encoded by the coding sequence ATGACGAGACGCGGCCCGGCGATCCTCGCCCTGCTTCTGTTGGCCGGCATCGCCCTTTCAGGATGCCGGGCCCCCTGGCGGACCGCACCCGAAACGGCCCGGTTGACCGGCGTCCTCCAGGTGTCGATGTGCGACAACCTGGCGACACCGTGTCCCCCGGCGAATGGGCCGGGCTGGGACTGCGTGGCGCTCGGCCCCTCCGGCGTGGCCCGTCCGATTCCGCACCGGGAAGGGGTCGGGTGGATCCGCCTCGCGTTCACGCTCCAAGACATCAATCGGTGGCACTCTCCGTCGCTGTTCATCTCCAACCCGGCCGACGCCGAGGAGGTCTGGATCAACGGGGTCCGCATCGGCGGGGAAGGGATCATCGGGCAACGGTACGTTACTGTTCCCGGGGCGGTCCGCGTGATCGAGATCCCCAACGGCGTGCTCCGGGTCGGCGGGAATGTCTTGACGATGCGGGCGCTGTTCGCCGCCAGGAACGTCGACCTGTTCAACGGTCCCATCCGGATCGGGAAAAACAACCGGATTCTCCTCGAGGCGGAACGGGTAAACACCTGGACCATCGCCATGGAATCGGCCTTCATGACGATGTTCCTGCTGGCCATCGCTTTCTATATATTTCTCATGTCCACGGCAGGGGTTCGGACCGATTACCTGCTGTTCGTCTCCTTCACCGCCGTGTACGCAACAACCTTCCTGATCGGGAGCCTGCTCTTCCGCTACCTCGGGTTAGCGTGGAATTCGATCGATTCGCTTGCGGGATTCCTGGCGACGGCGACCCCGATCCTGATGCTGCCTCTTGTCGCGAGCATCACGGCTGCCCGCTTCGGAGTCCTTTGCTGGCTTCTCTCCGCCTCGACGGCTGGATTCATTGTGATGCAGGCGTTTCTTCCCCCATTGACGGCGCTGACCGCCTTGGCCATGCCATGGAAGGTCCTTCTTGCCCTTTTGGGATGCTATTACCTGTTGCTGTCGGCCCGGGCCGTATCCGCCAGGCGGGAGGATTCCATCCCCGTCCTCGTGGGCGTCGCCGCCTATGTCATCGGGTCGCGGATCGAAGTCTACTGGGGGTTGAATTTCCAGGACTATTCGATGGGATTCCTCATCCTCTCCATGTTGTATGCCCTGACGTCCCGGCACGCCAGGATGCAATCCCGGCTGGTGTCCGTGTCCTCGCGGCTTCTCGATGCCCACGAAGCGGAGCGGAGCCGTCTGGCGCGCGATATACACGACGGCATCGGGCAGTCGCTGCTTGCCCTCAAGCTCCGGCTCCAGTTGTTCTCCTCGAAGGCGAGGGGAGGAGAGCGGCCGTTACCCGAAACGCTTGACAGCCTGACGAAAGAAGTCTCGGGCATCATCGAGGACGTCCGCCGTATCTCCGTCGACCTGCGCCCCTCCTTCATGGAAACGATGAGCCTTCTCGAGGCGATCCGATGGTTCGCGGAATCCTTCGTGGGGCAGGGCGGGATCGAGGTTCGGGTGCACGGGGGGGAGGCCGAGATGGACGACCCGCCATCCCGGGTCAAGGACAACCTCTACCGCGCCCTCCAGGAGATCCTGTCCAACGTGGTCAAGCATGCCCGGGCCACCCGGATCGACGTCTCGCTGTACCGTTCGGAGAAAGAGATGATCCTGAAGGTGTCCGACAACGGGGTCGGGATCGTCGCCGGGGAAGGGAAGCCCGCCGGCATCGGTCTGACCACGATGCAGGAGCGGGCAGAGCTCCTGGGGGGGCGCTGCTCCCTGGAGAGCGTCCCGGGTGCCGGAACGACCGTGACCCTGGAGGTGCCGCTGCCATGA
- a CDS encoding glycosyltransferase family 2 protein: protein MMHGLKIVVVMPAYNAEKTLAWTYGEIPLDIVDQVILVDDHSRDRTIDEARRIGITYIAHPENRGYGGNQKTCYEAALKAGADIVVMLHPDYQYTPKLIPAMAGMIASGEFDVVLGSRILGTGARKGGMPFYKYVSNRILTLAQNWLVGQKLSEYHTGFRAFGRKVLETLPLLENSDDFVFDNQMLVQAIRFGFRIGEISCPTRYMPEASSINFRRSVQYGLGVLATSLRYAAWRAGMRNQPFLDASGRRIPAGKP, encoded by the coding sequence ATGATGCACGGGCTCAAGATCGTCGTCGTCATGCCGGCCTACAACGCCGAGAAGACGCTGGCATGGACCTACGGCGAGATTCCGTTGGATATCGTCGACCAGGTGATCCTGGTCGACGACCATTCTCGCGACCGAACGATCGACGAGGCGCGCCGGATCGGGATCACATACATCGCCCACCCCGAGAACCGCGGCTACGGCGGCAACCAGAAGACCTGCTACGAAGCCGCGCTGAAAGCGGGAGCCGATATCGTCGTCATGCTTCACCCCGACTACCAGTACACGCCGAAGCTGATTCCCGCGATGGCGGGCATGATCGCGTCGGGAGAGTTCGACGTCGTGCTGGGTTCTCGCATCCTCGGGACCGGTGCGAGGAAGGGCGGGATGCCCTTCTACAAATATGTCAGCAACCGCATCCTGACGCTGGCGCAGAACTGGCTCGTCGGCCAGAAGCTTTCCGAGTACCACACCGGCTTCCGGGCGTTCGGCCGGAAGGTGCTCGAGACGCTGCCGCTGCTCGAGAACTCCGACGACTTCGTCTTCGACAACCAGATGCTGGTGCAGGCGATCCGATTTGGCTTCAGGATCGGGGAGATCTCCTGCCCGACCCGCTACATGCCCGAGGCGTCCTCGATCAATTTCCGGCGCAGCGTGCAGTACGGGCTGGGCGTCCTCGCCACCTCGCTCCGGTATGCCGCCTGGCGTGCCGGCATGCGGAACCAGCCATTCCTCGACGCTTCCGGCCGCCGGATCCCCGCCGGAAAACCCTGA
- a CDS encoding glycosyltransferase family 2 protein has protein sequence MQSVLTPYAADASPRPSRFPGSIESRVRLSIVIPVYNGATTIETLTDAVVSANPGYRLQVVLVNDASFDASRAICTGIARRHSGTVTFVDLARNVGEHNAVMAGLAHATGDFCVIMDDDFQNPPAEAYRLADEAVRSGRDIVFAAYPVKRHHWARNLGSRLVNAAARRLMKLPDGLYLSSFKCLSRFAVNHVTAYRGPFPYVDGLALRVTRNIGVITTTHAPTRKDRSGYTASKLLRLWATMSVNFSVVPLRVSTLLGVFFSLLGIAGAVYATVEKLQNPGLPIGWPSLIVAITLFSGVQLLILGVVGEYLGQLVLTVNGTPQYVVRQVVEGTDGK, from the coding sequence ATGCAGAGTGTCCTCACGCCGTACGCGGCCGACGCTTCCCCCCGGCCGTCCCGATTCCCCGGATCGATCGAGTCCCGGGTTCGCCTTTCGATCGTCATTCCCGTCTACAACGGCGCCACGACCATCGAGACGTTGACCGACGCCGTCGTATCCGCGAATCCCGGCTATCGCCTCCAGGTCGTCCTCGTCAACGACGCCAGCTTCGACGCCTCGCGCGCCATCTGCACCGGGATCGCCCGCCGGCACTCCGGGACCGTCACTTTCGTCGATCTCGCCCGCAACGTCGGCGAGCACAATGCCGTCATGGCCGGCCTGGCCCACGCGACCGGCGATTTCTGCGTCATCATGGACGACGATTTCCAGAACCCACCCGCCGAGGCCTACCGGCTGGCCGACGAGGCGGTGCGGTCCGGCCGCGACATCGTCTTCGCTGCCTATCCCGTCAAGCGGCATCACTGGGCCAGGAACCTGGGCAGTCGTCTGGTCAACGCGGCGGCGCGACGCCTCATGAAGCTCCCCGATGGCCTGTACCTCTCCAGCTTCAAGTGCCTCAGCCGGTTCGCGGTCAACCATGTCACCGCCTACCGCGGACCGTTCCCCTACGTCGACGGCCTCGCGCTCCGCGTCACGCGGAACATCGGCGTCATCACGACCACGCACGCCCCGACCCGGAAAGACCGCTCCGGCTACACCGCGTCGAAGCTGCTCCGCCTCTGGGCAACCATGTCGGTCAACTTCTCGGTCGTTCCGCTGCGGGTGAGCACGCTGCTGGGCGTATTCTTCAGCCTGCTCGGCATCGCCGGCGCCGTCTATGCCACCGTCGAAAAACTGCAGAATCCGGGCCTCCCGATCGGCTGGCCGTCGCTGATCGTGGCGATTACCCTGTTTTCCGGGGTTCAGCTGCTCATCCTCGGCGTGGTGGGGGAATATCTCGGCCAGCTGGTCCTGACGGTCAACGGGACCCCGCAGTACGTGGTTCGCCAGGTCGTCGAAGGCACCGATGGAAAGTAG
- a CDS encoding SpoIID/LytB domain-containing protein — translation MPLNRRAMAIFLAGALATSVAAGCAAKKPRKSPLPPAPPAPVERKIRLAPPPQCPVPGGTSLPAVPPERLDREKPPSPLPPVVTGKLSAPDRIVRVLVAGPAASVAVDGCPVHAWRDDGAPTGEMNGRITFTAEGSRIRFGTTRIEGPVDVGSDGLFTVAGRRLPPGRVRILNRQGKLIAISALSLEEYVAAVLSREASPAFRPEALAALAIAIRTYAVNAAAKPRDPAYDLLNGVDDQVFDGIEKVLPQFRAAAAETRGVLIWYGDALASANYHSTCGGRTEDAADAWGRPFPYLRSVACDDCRESPAWKWEYRLPSDEGKRVARALGLRVRDNLKIEIVATTPTGRAARIRLSSGGVSRETAAAVFRQALGSTKVKSLKMAIARAGDGWKIAGEGYGHGVGLCQWGANGMAGRGCDFREILSRYYPGTRLSGGTT, via the coding sequence TTGCCTTTGAATCGCCGGGCCATGGCCATCTTCCTGGCCGGTGCGCTCGCGACCTCGGTCGCCGCCGGGTGCGCCGCGAAAAAGCCACGCAAGTCACCCTTGCCGCCGGCTCCCCCGGCGCCCGTCGAGCGGAAGATCCGGCTGGCGCCGCCGCCGCAGTGCCCGGTGCCCGGAGGAACGTCACTGCCGGCCGTCCCGCCCGAGCGGCTCGACCGTGAGAAGCCCCCCTCGCCGCTCCCCCCGGTCGTCACAGGGAAACTGTCCGCCCCCGACCGGATCGTCCGGGTCCTGGTCGCAGGGCCCGCCGCCTCCGTCGCGGTCGACGGATGCCCGGTCCATGCCTGGCGCGACGACGGCGCACCGACCGGCGAAATGAACGGCCGGATCACGTTTACGGCCGAAGGTTCGCGGATCCGGTTCGGCACGACGCGCATCGAGGGGCCGGTCGACGTCGGGAGCGACGGGTTGTTCACGGTTGCAGGACGCCGGCTGCCGCCGGGCCGCGTGCGAATCCTTAACCGGCAGGGCAAGCTCATCGCCATCTCCGCGCTGTCGCTCGAGGAATACGTCGCCGCGGTCCTGAGCCGGGAAGCTTCTCCCGCCTTCCGGCCCGAGGCGCTGGCGGCGCTGGCGATCGCCATCCGGACCTATGCGGTCAATGCGGCGGCGAAGCCGCGCGATCCCGCGTACGACCTGCTGAACGGCGTCGACGACCAGGTGTTCGACGGGATCGAAAAGGTGCTGCCGCAATTCCGGGCCGCGGCCGCGGAGACACGCGGTGTCTTGATCTGGTACGGGGACGCCCTCGCGAGCGCCAACTATCACTCGACCTGCGGCGGGAGGACCGAGGACGCCGCCGATGCCTGGGGAAGGCCGTTCCCTTACCTGCGGTCCGTCGCCTGCGACGACTGCCGGGAGAGCCCGGCCTGGAAGTGGGAATATCGCCTGCCATCCGACGAGGGGAAGCGGGTGGCCCGAGCCCTGGGCCTTCGCGTGCGTGACAACCTCAAGATCGAGATCGTCGCCACGACCCCGACCGGACGCGCCGCCCGCATCCGTCTTTCGTCCGGCGGCGTCTCGCGGGAGACCGCAGCGGCCGTCTTCCGGCAGGCACTGGGCTCGACGAAGGTCAAGAGCCTCAAGATGGCGATCGCCCGCGCCGGCGACGGCTGGAAGATCGCAGGGGAAGGCTACGGCCACGGCGTCGGCCTGTGCCAATGGGGCGCCAACGGAATGGCCGGCCGCGGGTGCGATTTCCGGGAGATTCTCTCCCGGTATTATCCGGGGACGCGGCTTTCCGGAGGGACAACTTGA
- the yajC gene encoding preprotein translocase subunit YajC yields MMFFTGVAYAMGPSGSGGGAGGGLGSIAQLAPLLLMFVIFYFLLIRPQQKQAKKHQEFLKALKVGDRVITTGGLFGQITGLTEQAITLEIADKIRVKVARNGIAGPAQESAAVEAKASKE; encoded by the coding sequence ATGATGTTTTTCACCGGTGTAGCGTACGCGATGGGCCCGAGCGGCAGCGGCGGCGGAGCGGGAGGAGGGCTCGGCAGCATCGCGCAGCTTGCCCCGCTTCTGCTCATGTTCGTCATCTTCTATTTCCTGCTGATCCGTCCCCAGCAGAAGCAGGCCAAGAAGCATCAGGAATTTCTCAAGGCGCTCAAGGTCGGCGACCGGGTCATCACCACCGGCGGGCTTTTCGGCCAGATCACCGGCCTGACCGAGCAGGCCATCACGCTCGAGATCGCCGACAAGATCCGGGTCAAGGTGGCGCGCAACGGCATCGCCGGCCCCGCCCAGGAATCCGCGGCCGTCGAGGCCAAGGCCTCCAAGGAATAA
- a CDS encoding DegT/DnrJ/EryC1/StrS family aminotransferase — protein MIPFEELARANRPFEAALRRAFEDTLASGRYILGGQVEAFEAALADSLGMRHAIGVGSGFDAIALAFMAIGLREGEVVVPANTCMATILAVMRCGLTPVLSDPDPGTLQLDPADVVRRLTPRTVAILPVHLYGLVCDMKSIGAIASERGLRIVEDCAQAQGASFRGRPVGSFGDASAFSFYPTKNLGALGDGGAVATNDDATAASVRMLRNYGYRARGIAGAVGFNSRLDALQAAFLLAKLPHLEEICRRKNAIASTYDRGLSPAFRRPVAVPGANCARHLYPVLHPRRDEFREYLEARGIGTEIHYPVSASRQPLLSGSGGGRYPVAEAAADMIVSLPCSIGHTDDEIDAVVEAANRFAR, from the coding sequence TTGATCCCGTTCGAGGAACTTGCGCGCGCCAACCGTCCCTTCGAGGCGGCGCTTCGGAGGGCATTCGAAGATACGCTCGCCTCCGGGCGGTACATCCTGGGCGGACAGGTCGAGGCGTTCGAGGCTGCGCTGGCCGACTCCCTCGGGATGCGGCATGCGATCGGCGTCGGCTCCGGGTTCGATGCGATCGCCCTCGCATTCATGGCGATCGGGCTCCGCGAAGGGGAGGTCGTGGTTCCGGCCAACACTTGCATGGCCACGATCCTCGCGGTGATGCGATGCGGCCTGACGCCGGTCCTTTCCGATCCCGATCCCGGCACGCTCCAGCTCGACCCCGCCGACGTCGTACGGCGGTTGACGCCGCGCACGGTGGCGATCCTGCCGGTCCACCTGTACGGGCTCGTCTGCGACATGAAGTCGATCGGCGCGATCGCGTCCGAGCGCGGATTGCGTATCGTGGAGGATTGCGCGCAGGCACAGGGCGCTTCCTTTCGGGGGCGTCCTGTCGGCTCGTTCGGAGACGCTTCGGCCTTCAGCTTCTATCCCACGAAAAACCTGGGGGCGCTCGGAGACGGTGGAGCCGTGGCCACGAACGATGATGCGACGGCGGCCTCGGTCCGGATGCTCAGGAATTACGGCTATCGCGCACGGGGCATTGCGGGGGCGGTCGGATTCAATTCCCGGCTCGATGCCCTGCAGGCGGCATTCCTGCTTGCGAAGCTTCCGCATCTCGAAGAGATCTGCCGACGGAAGAACGCGATCGCCTCGACGTACGACCGGGGGCTCTCCCCCGCATTCCGCCGGCCGGTTGCGGTTCCCGGGGCCAACTGCGCCCGGCACCTCTACCCGGTGCTTCATCCGCGCCGGGACGAATTCCGCGAATATCTCGAAGCCCGCGGGATCGGGACCGAGATCCACTATCCCGTCTCGGCCAGTCGGCAACCCTTGCTGTCGGGATCTGGAGGAGGCCGCTATCCCGTCGCCGAAGCCGCGGCGGACATGATCGTCAGCCTTCCCTGCTCGATCGGGCACACCGACGACGAGATCGATGCCGTCGTGGAAGCTGCGAACCGTTTCGCGCGATAA
- the tgt gene encoding tRNA guanosine(34) transglycosylase Tgt has protein sequence MPIAFQVTARCADTAARNGIVTTEHGSFDTPAFMPVGTSATVKGMLPEQLKASGFGCILSNTYHLYLRPGHERIRRLGGLHKFMGWDRNILTDSGGFQVFSLATLRKVQDEGVTFRSHIDGSLHSLTPELATSIQEALGSDIRMAFDECVGYPADRSAVEEALRRTTDWAKRCRDAARREEGGIFAIVQGGMHPDLRARSAAELVALDFPGYAIGGVSVGEGKELQWGTVAHTAPLLPESKPRYLMGVGTPQDILHAVSCGVDMFDCVMPTRNARNGTLFTSAGTLTIKQAQYADDPAPLDEACDCHTCRTFSRAYLRHLYLQHEVLSSVLLTVHNLHFYAGWMARIRDAIARGNLGRFVKESGVYDNR, from the coding sequence TTGCCCATCGCTTTCCAGGTGACCGCCCGCTGCGCGGACACCGCCGCACGGAACGGGATCGTTACCACCGAGCACGGGTCGTTCGACACGCCGGCGTTTATGCCGGTCGGCACCTCGGCCACCGTCAAGGGGATGCTGCCAGAGCAGCTCAAGGCGAGCGGTTTCGGTTGCATCCTGTCGAACACCTACCATCTTTACCTTCGCCCCGGCCACGAGCGGATCCGTCGCCTGGGTGGGCTCCACAAGTTCATGGGGTGGGATCGCAATATCCTGACCGACAGCGGCGGCTTCCAGGTGTTCTCCCTGGCCACGTTGCGAAAGGTGCAGGATGAGGGCGTCACCTTCCGCTCGCACATCGACGGGTCGCTCCATTCGCTCACGCCGGAGCTCGCGACCTCCATCCAGGAGGCGCTGGGCTCCGATATCCGGATGGCGTTCGACGAATGCGTGGGATACCCGGCCGACCGGAGTGCGGTCGAAGAGGCGCTCCGGCGCACGACCGACTGGGCGAAGCGGTGCCGGGACGCCGCGCGGCGCGAAGAAGGCGGCATCTTCGCCATCGTCCAGGGAGGGATGCATCCCGATCTCCGGGCGCGCAGCGCGGCCGAGCTGGTGGCGCTCGACTTTCCCGGCTACGCGATCGGCGGGGTGAGTGTCGGCGAGGGCAAGGAGCTGCAGTGGGGAACGGTCGCCCACACGGCGCCGCTCCTGCCCGAGAGCAAGCCGCGCTACCTGATGGGCGTCGGGACGCCGCAGGATATCCTTCACGCGGTCTCCTGCGGGGTCGACATGTTCGACTGCGTCATGCCCACGCGCAACGCCCGGAACGGCACGCTGTTCACCTCGGCGGGGACGCTCACGATCAAGCAGGCGCAATACGCCGACGATCCGGCCCCCCTCGACGAGGCGTGCGATTGCCACACCTGCAGGACCTTTTCCCGCGCCTATCTTCGGCACCTGTACCTGCAGCACGAGGTGCTGTCCTCCGTCCTCCTGACCGTCCACAACCTGCACTTCTATGCCGGCTGGATGGCGCGCATCCGTGACGCAATTGCCCGTGGAAATCTGGGGCGATTTGTGAAAGAATCGGGCGTTTACGACAACCGTTAG